Proteins from a genomic interval of Chionomys nivalis chromosome 7, mChiNiv1.1, whole genome shotgun sequence:
- the Dgke gene encoding diacylglycerol kinase epsilon, with the protein MEGDRRTSPPSQSLLPDGHLVLWTLFSVLLPVFITFWCSLQRSRRQLHRRDIFRKSKHCWRDTDLFSHPTYCCVCGQHILQGAFCDCCGLRVDEGCLKKADKRFPCKEIMLKNDGRATDAMPHHWIRGNVPLCSYCVVCKQQCGSQPKLCDYRCVWCQKTVHDECMKSSLKNEKCDFGEFKNLIIPPGYLTSINQMRKDKRTDYEALASKFGKQWTPLIILANSRSGTNMGEGLLGEFRILLNPVQVFDVTKTPPIKALQLCTLLPYHSVRVLVCGGDGTVGWVLDAVDEMKIKGQEKYIPQVAVLPLGTGNDLSNTLGWGTGYAGEIPVAQVLRNVMEADGIKLDRWKVQVTNKGYYNLRKPKEFTMNNYFSVGPDALMALNFHAHREKAPSLFSSRILNKAVYLFYGTKDCLVQECKDLNKKIELELDGERVELPNLEGIIVLNIGYWGGGCRLWEGMGDETYPLARHDDGLLEVVGVYGSFHCAQIQVKLANPFRIGQAHTVRLILKCSMMPMQVDGEPWAQGPCTVTITHKTHALMLCFSGEQSDDDISSASDQEDVKKAE; encoded by the exons ATGGAGGGGGACCGGCGGACCAGTCCGCCCAGCCAGAGCCTGCTTCCCGATGGCCACTTGGTCCTATGGACGCTGTTCTCCGTGCTGCTGCCGGTGTTCATCACCTTCTGGTGTAGCCTTCAGCGGTCGCGCCGGCAACTGCATCGCAGGGACATCTTCCGCAAGAGCAAGCACTGCTGGCGTGACACCGACCTGTTCAGCCACCCCACCTACTGCTGCGTGTGCGGGCAGCACATCCTTCAAGGAGCCTTCTGCGACTGCTGCGGGCTCCGCGTGGACGAGGGCTGCCTCAAGAAGGCGGACAAGCGCTTCCCGTGCAAGGAGATCATGCTCAAGAACGACGGCCGGGCCACAGATGCCATGCCTCACCACTGGATCCGCGGCAACGTGCCCCTGTGCTCTTACTGTGTCGTCTGCAAGCAGCAGTGCGGCAGCCAGCCTAAGCTCTGCGATTACAG GTGCGTTTGGTGCCAGAAAACAGTCCATGACGAGTGCATGAAGAGCAGCTTAAAGAATGAAAAGTGTGACTTTGGAGAGTTCAAAAATCTCATCATCCCACCAGGTTATCTGACGTCCATTAACCAGATGCGTAAAGACAAAAGGACAGATTATGAAGCG CTGGCTTCTAAGTTTGGAAAACAGTGGACCCCATTAATAATCCTGGCCAACTCTCGCAGTGGAACTAACATGGGAGAAGGACTGTTGGGAGAGTTTAGGATCCTGTTAAATCCAGTCCAG gtgtTCGATGTAACTAAAACGCCCCCAATCAAGGCCCTGCAGCTGTGCACTCTTCTTCCTTATCACTCAGTTCGTGTCCTTGTTTGCGGAGGGGATGGAACTGTGGGCTGGGTCCTCGATGCAGTTGATGAAATGAAGATTAAG GGACAAGAAAAGTACATTCCACAGGTTGCGGTCTTACCTCTGGGAACAGGCAACGATCTGTCCAATACCCTGGGTTGGGGTACAGGCTATGCTGGAGAAATCCCAGTCGCACAGGTCTTAAGAAATGTAATGGAAGCAGATGGAATCAAGCTAGACCG ATGGAAAGTGCAGGTTACAAACAAAGGATACTACAATTTAAGAAAACCCAAG GAGTTCACAATGAACAACTACTTCTCTGTTGGACCTGATGCCCTCATGGCTCTCAATTTTCACGCTCATCGTGAGAAGGCACCGTCTCTGTTTTCCAGCAGAATTCTTAACAAG GCTGTCTATTTATTCTATGGAACTAAAGATTGTTTAGTGCAAGAGTGTAAagatttgaataaaaaaattgag CTAGAACTGGATGGTGAGCGAGTTGAACTGCCTAATTTGGAAGGTATTATCGTTCTGAACATTGGCTACTGGGGCGGCGGCTGCAGACTGTGGGAAGGAATGGGAGACGAGACTTACCCTCTAGCCAG GCATGATGATGGTTTACTGGAAGTCGTTGGAGTGTATGGGTCTTTCCACTGTGCTCAAATCCAAGTGAAACTGGCCAACCCTTTTCGAATAGGACAAGCACACACAGTGCGG CTGATTTTGAAGTGCTCGATGATGCCAATGCAGGTGGATGGGGAGCCTTGGGCCCAGGGACCCTGTACTGTCACCATAACACACAAGACACATGCTTtgatgctctgcttctctggggAGCAGTCGGATGACGACATCTCAAGTGCCTCGGATCAAGAGGACGTAAAGAAAGCTGAGTAG